One Thamnophis elegans isolate rThaEle1 chromosome 2, rThaEle1.pri, whole genome shotgun sequence genomic window, TTCTTCCTCAGGTATGAATGGAGAAGCCTTTCCAAGTAGAGCAGAAAGAGGGCAAGCCAGTTGTTGGAGATGCTGGTGGATAGTGAAATGTTGGCGGGGATGGAGTGTAAACTCCTTAATTctatcctttttcttcctccctatcCAGGCTCTCTCTCACACTCCCTGTGCTATTCCTACCTCCATCTGTCAGAGCCCAGTCAGGGGCCGCCTCAGTCCTTCATTGGGGGCTACTTGGATGACCAGCCCATCTCTCGCTTTGACAGCCACACCAGGAAGATGGAGCCTCTGGTGTCCTGggtgaaggaggtggaggaggggaCCTTTCTGCCCTTTGAGTCGGTCTTCAGGGCCGACCTGGAGAAGTTATCAAAACTGGGCCACAGGGCTGGAGGTGAGCAGAGGCAGCACCACCTTTGGCCTCCAATGGATTCAGGAGCCGTCATGGTGGGATTTTATTCCCTGTAAAACACAAAGACTCCCACAAAACCAATTTTCTCCCTCAAGTTCTTCACGGCTTGGCCCCACCCACATTATGCTCTCTGACCACTGAAAGGCTTTGATCCTTGTGGgatgaagaggggaaggagagattGGCCAGATAAGGACAAGACTCCTTGCATGAGACTTGTCCAAAAagggcttttttcaagaagcaactaaactttctggtttttttgtttgaagatgtttcacttctcatccacaaaggttcttcagctctgagtggatggttgggaatttatattccttgcagacagctggtcatttgcattcttttagagagtcattgaggtcaccgggaggtttatctctgtcctcagggtcacctgagtagtacagatgggtgtggagccttcttggaactgttgaaagatgGAGATGGATGGTGTCTTATTTCTCCCCTCTGTTGACACCCTCTGATGaaacagataaacttccaagcgGCCTCAACAACTGTctcaaagaatgcaaatgaccagctgttatAAATCCTTTTATCCttttataaatccttccattcctcaccatcctgtcagagctgaagcttcttggatgagaagcgaaacgttttcaaagagaaaaaacaggaagtccagttgcctcttgaaaaaaagcgcCTTTGAGACAATCGTGACCTGGATggagactgagaatctccataagcaTTTGCCTGAGACTTCTTAATGGGCCTCCTggaggcaatgttccctctaattttttttccgtgtgagcggaaaagtatagtgtttgagcagcacattttcatacctgagcacctggattttttccatagatgtcacccaagacaacgaacttagtgttatttgaaactcaattctaccatgtaaatatccattaagtaacaaaatctccctatacaggtagtcctcaatctacgaccatcattgagcccaaagtttctattgctaagggagacatttgttaagtgagttttgccccattttacaacctttcttgctacagttaagtgaatcactgcggttaaatcagtaacctggttgttaagtcagactttccttggcagatggttgcaaaaggtgaccccaggacactgcaaccgtcataaatatgaggcagttgccaaagatccaaattttgatcatatgaccatggggatgctgcaatgatcatgtgtgaagaacagctgtaattcacttttttcagtgctgatgtagctttagtcattaagtgaactgttgtaagttgaggactatactttcccccttactatccaatagtctgcagtgatattatcaagttatgaataaattaccaactgatatagattagcaattggagcacttaaagaagcaaacaaagaggggagaggaagggagggaggaaggaaagaagggagagggagacagagacagagacagagggagagacaaaaaaggaaagaggagaaagagaaaaagaaaggggagaggagggtgggaggataagaaaaagaggcagaaaaaagaaagagagagaaagaggaaaggaagaaagaaggaaggaaggaaggaaagaaaaaaggaagaaagaaaagaggagaggagagaagagaaggccaaaaaagcaaacaaggaaaagtagggaaaaaactttcactggaaaacactatttttccatcagtgcaaaactttcctaaacaaggttaattttctggattttgactttccggtccatgtggaccaagaagcctttattttctttttctaaaatcaaaatctgcagagcaccagctcaACTCCCCCTTCCTGCGAAAAAAAGTGGCTGTGTCTTGAGGGTAGTTTTGAACCAGGTCTCTTAAATCCTAGTCCAGCGCCTTAACTATTAAGCCCCTCAAGGAATGTGTAAAATAGCCCTTCCTAGGGCTTCCTCCTGTTTTTTGTCAGAAGTAAACTCTGGTAACAAATGGGGAATTATAATAACCCCAAtcaattttgctttctgtaaactctgtctcaaattattaaaatgtcactgcctgttttataatttcaataaaattgttagagttcctggaagcgaggaggtggtggtgggagatAGCCAGGGTCTGCATTTGGATCTTTCTCCCGGCCTCCAGCTCTTTCCCCAGAAGGAAACGTCTTCCTTCCTCCGCGTTACGCTGAGCCTCCTTTAAAGGCTGCGGTTTTGAGCTCAGGCAAGATGGGAACAAAGGGGGGTTTTTGcacagagcttcttcagctctgacaggattgtggggaatgggaggatttctatgccttgcggacagctgggcatttgcatccCCCACTTCCTCCCTCCTCACTGTTGCAGCCACTGCTGGTCCAACACGATTTTCCTCCCCTGGgatggcagcggagccccggggctgcttcttctgcgtccgctggactgtggggctgggaagggggcgggaagagcggcggggctggctgtGGCCGGTGGAGGCAGGCtggtttgcctcctcctcctccaacaggcaacagcactgccggatccagttgtagccgGCCGCCTGCAAAACGTTTCCTTTACAGAgtttctctgcgcggcagatagaaactcTGCGCGGGGCTTTCTtgcaaggtgcgcggctgcgcaggcgcgcaccttagagggaacagtgcctggaggggaggggggctgagGAGAGGACTCCTCAGCCCTTctcacccacctctctcctggaCTCTTCCAGGGCTTCACACCCTGCAGGCGATTTTGGGCTGCGAGATCAAGAAAGATGGGAACAAAGGAGGGTTTTTGCGCTATGGCTACAACAGGTGGGATATCATCAGCTTCCAGAATGAGACCCTCAGATTGGGAGCAGCTCAGCCTCAAGCCGAGAAGGTCAAGGAGGATGATGATCCAGAGTGGTCTGAGAAAGTAAATGTCTTCCTGGAGAAGACCTGCATTGTTTGGCTGCAGAGATACCTGTCCTACCGGAAGGATGCTCTAAAAAGGGCAGGTGAGTGGCAAAGGGGGGTCTCCATTGAGCATGTTTCTGTAGGCTCCCCCTCCCCATATTATTTCTTCCCTACATAGCCAATCCACCCTTTGCAGAAAAAGGTCAGGCAGTATCCCAGATCACATTACAGAAGGAAAATAAGCAAtggtgaaattctattttttttactactggttctgggggcgtggcttgatgggcatggcttagtgggcgtggcaggggaaggatactgcaaaatctccattcccacccccttgggccagccagaggtggcatttgccggttctctaaactactcaaaatttccactactggttctctgaactactcaaaatttcagctactggttctccagaactagtcagaacctgctggatttcacccctgaaaataaccttcaatgcccccacccccaaataaatACTTCAAATAAGTAATTAATGCTGAAGGTCCTGTTCTATTTCCATGAGAAAAGCTTGCAAAACAAATGAAACTAACATTGGGTCAGGACGTAAAGATCAGTTTGTTCCTTATTTCTATGTGGAAGAACTTGCAAAtagaatataaaacagaaaatagaacagaacaaatagaatcagaatagaatcagaatagaataaaaatagcatagaatagtatagaatagcatAGACTAGATTGAATTTATAGAATAGATAATtagaataagaatgaatagaatagaagaattagaatgaataagaataaaaatagaacagaatagaatatagaatagaacagaacagaacagaatagaatatagaatagctgTCCTTATCACCCTCCGTAAGGACTTTCTATCTGagtcactgctgccaccaaaccaaagagtgatgcagtttgttaaaacactctcaatCGTCCCTCTGTAAagagtggccaggacagaaagagaaagatgtgctctcctcatctgacGCAGGAAATGCAGACGCATTGAGCACATTTAATTTGGTAGGTTAACATTGAATCAATCCCCAAACTGGGGATTTTGTTGATTTTGTTTTCGTACCTTCCACCCTCTCCCCCTACCCCATATTATTTCTGTCCTACACAGCCAAACACCTTTCATGGGCTTGGCAGAAAAAGGTTGGGCAGTATCTCACATCAGATTACAGAAGAGCGATGGGGAAATAATCTTCACTATCCCCCAAAATAAATTCTTCAAAGATAAAGATAAGGAATCTAATTGAACAAGAGATTAAGGCTGCAAGATCTGGTTCCATTTCCAATCTTGCAAAGCAGAAGAAATTGCAATACAATTTCCACGTCCTGCATTTGGGACAGAATCAAAAGATAGGTTTGatttgtgcaggtagtcctcgacttatgaccacaactgagcccaaaattcctgttccTAAGAGACACAGTTGtaaaattcccttaacaattgcTCCATTTTACATACTTTCTTGCcgcaattgttaagggaatcacttcagttgttaagttagtaacacagttgttaaatgaatctgactctgcaaccgtcataaatattagTCAATTGCCAAAAGTTTGAATTTTGAGCCATGGGGATGCAggaacggtcataaatgtgaaaaatggtcataattcactttttttcagtgctgttgtaactttgattggACACTAAATAGCAATGGCACacagacttacataccgcttcacaatgtttacaaccctctctaagcggtttaccttgccccctacaatctgggtcctcattttactgacctcggaaggatggaaggctaagtcaaactTTAGCCAATAAGAcccgaattgccaaactgctagcagccggtgatcagcagaaggagcctgcagaactgcactctaaccaccacaCCATGGtggctaaatgaatggctgcCAGGGGCGAACTACCTGTGTTTCCATCtctaaaattcaaataaaattccAGTAGATGGGAGAATCAAACTCGATTCAACCCAAAAGCATTCCAATTATTTTACTCAGAGTAGAAATTTTGCCCCAAATTCTATGTATACCCTGCTTCCCCGAAAATAACaactatcctgaaaataagccctaacatTATTTTATGTGtgcgcctaatataagccctatgcctctaaataagccctacttaagatcCTGTGCAGTGCCCATTCTGTCTGGTTGCTTGTGGTGCCATGGCTGTGAGGTGGGGCCGGAGCTGCCCCACATGTCCCGCACTAGCTTATCTCATGTCCTGACACCTGCCTCACTGCGGCGGGACCAGCAGCCGTCAGCAGCAGGAGCAGggatgaaatcctcccagttcggcctggttcggccgaacctgtagggacaattgtccctggttctgcaaaccggtagtaaaaaaagcttCCGGGGATCacgtggctcagctgtgagccccatgatcatgggaagcttctcctccctttttaaagcatttttttccagccggttcgggcaaataggcaggaacaaaatgctttaaaaagtggggggaaagcttCCCATGATCATGGCTCACAGCTGATGCACATAATTGTCAGAAgcttcccccctctttttaaagcattttggtcCTGCCTATTTGCCCGAACCGTCAGggaaaaactgctttaaaaagtgaaaaaaagttggctacgcccacccagtcacatgactccctccaagccatgcccacagaaccggtgggcaAAAAAttggatttcaccactgagcAGGTGCCCATGTTGCCACCAGCCCACCTGCTTCTGCTTGCTTGCAGCCACAACAGAGCAGGAGGCTGAGCAGTGTGTTGGTGACATGGCCACGAGGGGAGGCAAGTGTTGGGGCATGGGTAGCCTGCATGTGGGGGCCCTGAGATAAGCCAGTTTGGGATGCATAAGGTCGCCCCATCCCCCACCCCTGCCTTGTGGTGGCAAGCAAGCAGAAGTGTATATGGAAAATATAGGACaccccttgaaaataagccctagcactTATTTTGgagctgaaaagaaaataagaccgggtcttattttggggaaaacacagatATCTTTCAAAGCTAAATCTAAAGAGCTTCAAGGCCCCATCTTTGAGGCTCTCATAGGTTCAAGCATGGAGGAGGGAGCAGTGGGAGAGGATGGCCAAATGGGGTCTTCCCAGTTATTAAATCATCTTAACAGAAATATTAGAAATTCCAGGAACTCTGATGTTGCTGTTTCTGCAGAGCCTCCAGTGGGGAAGGTGACTCGCAAGGAAGTAGATGACAGCCTGGAGATCCTCATCTGCCAGGCCTCTGGCTTCTACCTGAAGGAGATCCAGGCCACTTGGATGAGGGACAAAGAGGTCTGGAACAACGAGACCCTGCATAGGAACGTGGCCCCCAACTCAGACGGGACCTATTATGTCCGGCTCAGCACTAAAATCAACCCCAAGGAGAGGCAGCGTTTTCGGTGTCGCCTGGAGCACGAGGGCTTGCAGGAGCCCCTGGTCTTGGCTTGGCAGGACAAAACAGGTGAGAGGTTGTGATGTGTAGAAGTTTATTTTTCACCAATGTTGGAAAGACTTCTGCTGCACCATCTCAAGTTCTCAGGTGGAGAGCAGCAAATGTAGTCTTATATTTCGTGATGGGAGAGAAGGGATTTCTGACAGGGGAGTTACAGTACAAGTAGTAACTTGAAAGAAAAGGTCCAAACATATAATATATGAtaaagcatcatcatcatcatcatcatcatcatcatcatcatcatcatcaccatcatcatcaccatccttACCCATTGTggatccactgcaggatgaagacctcttccgcatgtttccaacccatacggtcctgagctttcttttgccaattgggcccacaatacttgctgatatcattgatccatcttgttttcgATCTCTTTCGTGGACACTTGATATATATGGTAtatggctgtgatggcaaaccaatgggatatgtgtcacaggtggcacacagagccctgtctgcaggcatgccagccgTCACCCAAGCCCAGCTCCACAGTGCATGCACgcgcgcctcctgctggccagctggtcttcaggtctctgccgtacATGCACAGGGGACGTGGCACATGTGGGGGATGCACAAGTGCATGTGTGGGGCGGGGGGGCGCTCACATTGTATTTTTGGGGTtcacgtcagaggtgggtttcctgacctttcctgacatttagaagtTAGAATTTgcttctagaactaaggagaactttcctgacagtaagaaggtagaggttggttctagaactaaggagatatttcctgatagttagaagtTGGTTCTAGagctaaggagaactttcctgacagttagaagatagaggttggttctagaactaaggagaactttcctgacagttagaagatagaggttggttctagaactaagaactttcctgacagttagaagataAGAGTTTGgttctagaactaaagagaacttTCCCGACAATTAGAAGGTGGAGGTTGGTTCTAGAACTAAGTAGAactttcctgagagttagaagaTAAGAGTTtggttctagaactaaggagaaatttcctgacagttacaaaatagaggttggttctagaactaaggagatatttcctgatagttagaaggTAGAGTTTGgttctagaaccaaggagaactttcctgacagttagaaggtAGAGGTTGgttctagaaccaaggagaactttcctgacagttagaaggtaaaggttggttctagaactaaggagaactttcccgacagttagaagtTAGACAGTTGGCTTCTTTCGTGTGGGAGCACAGCCTGGAGGTCGGTGTGTGTTGGGAAATGCTTCTGTTGCTGAGCATCTCTCCATCAGGGACCCCAGTCTTCTTTGTCTAATCAGAAATTCTGAATTTCTCCTCCTTTAGCTACAATGTGGTGGATCCCTGTGGCAATTGTGGCCGCCATAAACGTGGGACTTTGGATTCTCTTCCTGAGAGGTGAGTGAGAGGCAACCTCTGACAGCTACCCTTGTGTGTCTTTCTGTGTGGACTGAGCCAATGTGGACTCTTCTCCAGGAGTTCCTCTCTCGGGGAAGGACCAGGAGGAGTCGATGTGGAGGAGAGCTGCAAACTTTTCTCTTCTTTGGCTGTTTCTTCTCTGACCTGTtgaggttgcgggggggggggggggagaagagagatcTAAGGGGTGGAGAGTAAACACACTGACATAAAATTGGGGCTGTGGTGGGTTGACTTCTCCATTTTCTCTCCTTGCAGCACAAGGCATCCTGTGGCAGCTGGAGGTCCCAGAAGGCTCCGGAAGCCGCTCTGCCAATATGACACAGGCAAGAAAGGAATCAGCCGTGGCTCAAAAGGTGGAGCTCCTGAGCAGGGCAGTTGGAGACGTCTAACCAGGACTGAATATCAGAATCAGAatgcagctggaagggaccttggaggtcttctagtccagccccctgctcaagcaggagattcagacaagtggctgtccagtctcttcttaaaaacctccactgatggagcacccacaacttctgaaggcaaactgttccactgcttaattttcctcactgttaggaagtttctcctcagttacaggttgcttctctccttgattaatttctatccatcgcttcttctcttgccttttggtgcttgggaaaataaattgacccccctcctcttttggcagcctctcaaatactagaatactgtTACCATGTCCATCCGTCCCACTCGTccctcttttctctagactggccaaacccaaatcttgcaaccgttcttcgtgtgttttagtctccacacctttaatcatcttagttgctcttctttgcactttttccaaagtctcaacgtctttttttgtAATGCGatgtccaaaactggatgcagcatctCAGGTGGGGTCttcccaaggctttataaagcagtactaatacttcgcGTCAGTTTGATTTTAcgtctctgtttatacaaccaaggattgtattagcttttgtgGCTGCTGACTGGCTGAAGCAGGAGTCACAGGGTCTGAAGAGAGGAAACCAGGATCCTGGAATCTCAGAAAGTGCAGCGTCTTTATTTCGAATATATATCTATTAAAAAAATTGTTGCTGTTAAGGTAacaatgatttaatagctgaccagctgctgtaaggctgtaaactgagatgatgaaatgagaatgagtcagcagggttactgccactttaagaagctgcctatataagagaggccatgtgagggcatctctctctcctcGTGTTCTACCTCCATTGTAGCTCTCCCTGTATGCCTCCGTGTTATAGTtgcagattgattgattgccttgTATTTGCCtagaatgtatgtatatatgtatatatagatgcCTTatagataaaccactgtttgaaagtcAAAACCTCtctgtactgtattttgctcctggggtttctcaaaatagtagtcacactgtgcacactgtgacagttgccaagcaacatTGATATGACCagattccctcttccttcttggTCTCTGTCAGAGAAATGAACAAAGGTGCTAACTAGGCTATCTCtagattaagaaaaaaatgaaactcctTAGCGGGGTATAGAAGTTGTTATTGAAATTCAGTCCAGAATATGAATAGTTCTGCCAATTGGCTTGAGGCTCCAATGGGGAATTTCACACTGGAGGCGGTTGATGGACTTATGGCAATTCCCACCTTCCCTCCCATATATTAACATCCTTTCCGCCCCACCTTTGGTGATAACTTGCATTTTCTTGCAATCTTGATGTGATttcaagggtgaaatgctaccggttcggactggttcacccgaaccagtaattTCCGCCGATCAGCTGGACGATGATGTGACACGCTgattatattagctagaattgtcagatttcctgctttctagctaatctaaattgtttggcacagcggattccccaccctcgctgttctacttacctttgcaaacTTGGAAGgctttaaaatgttcatttttagtgCTAGTAATTAGGTACTTAATAAAtaggtaaaaaataaaattaagacttacttatttgttaaatttacatgtagttcttgacttgtgatgctaattgagcccaaaatttctaaataaaataaatgaatttttgattTGGAGATTTGATGATTAGCTATGATTTGATTATACAATATATTGTACAATGTGCATTATTGGAGTTTAAtagatttacattttattttaggtTCTCAGATATTTGTTTAAAGTGCAGAATGTTTTATTATATATAGTTAATTATAGAAATATCTAATAATATTAGGTGTATTTGTGTTGATGTTATCATGCATTTATGGGCTATGCATTTTATTTAGGCTAAGAGATTATGGTATTATATATTGTTATCATTTGGTTATGTATAGTGgtatcttttatatttttatattttagttttgtaTCTTTTAAAATAAGTATGCACTAAAAGAGTACAAGAGTCTGGGAATTATATCCATCTCCCAAAAAGTTGTAcgtttttttctgttctttttcatgatttttaaaaagttattttaaaatttttccctgtttttttcatacgtcactttttcgttttggttgtatttttttgtatgtaaactgttttttaaaaatttttgaaacttaataaaattctattttttatttgtgttttgtaAATTTAAAAGGTATTTTAGAACACCTGTAGAAATACTATTTGAACAAAAGGTGAGGATCTTTGTGCAAATGAAGCAAGCAATCAGCTAAAAGAATTCCTAAGGAAGTTCTACTGTTGCCtaccattaaaggtaaaggttcccctcgctcatatgtgttagtcattcccgactctagggggcggtgctcatttctgtttcaaagccgaagaaccagcgctctccatggtcatgcagccagcatgactaaacgttgaaggggcacagaacactattaacttcccatttttctatttttctacttgcatttttacatgcttttgaactgctaggttggcagaagctgggacaagtaacgggaactcactcggttatgtggctctagggattcgaactgctgacctttctgatcgacaagctcaatgtcttagccactacGTCCCTTGGCTACCATTACACACATCCTAAAAAGATCAGTCTAGTGTGGAACTAACTGGCATTCACTGGAGAAGCAAACCAAAAATACACAAATAGATTGggagaaaccaggcttaatagcagtgactgtgagagggattttggagtcttagtggacaaccaattaaatatgagccaacagtgtgcagcagcagccaaaaaagccaacacagtcctaagttgcattaatagagggattcaATCAGGATCACatgagatactaataccactctttaaagacttagtaagaccacacttagaatactgcatccagttttgatcaccacactaccagaaaaatgttgagattctagaaagagttcagagaagagcaaccaagaggattaggggactggaggctaaaacatatgatgaaagattgcaggaactgggcattgtTAAGTCTATCCCCGTTAGGAGACTAGAGTTGCTCAGCAGAAGTTAGTAACGAATAAGGCGCTGAATAGTCACTCACAGCCTCCGAAGGTAAAACAAAGAACAGCTTTACTTGCACAACGAAAATAGAATAGTCTTCAAATAGACTATAAGCAGTCTTGAAGCATATAAACAGTCTATTTACAATACGttgaagttacagttgctcaactaacaattcaccatgtagacaggtaactaacatacagagtagctACCATCCAATACACAGTCTTCTCTCCAAATACTAAGCTCATACAGTAACAGTCAGTAACTATCAGGAACAATCAGGAGAACCAGAAGAATCAGGAAACTCAGGAAACATCAGGAGCATCAGGGAGCATCAGGGAGAGAGCTCCGTACTAGTTCCTACTTCCTTATATGGCTGCTCAAAGCAATAGCATCCAATTACCTCTCTCttacatttaaagtaacagatacattTGCTACAATCATGACttatgctta contains:
- the LOC116502575 gene encoding major histocompatibility complex class I-related gene protein-like, whose translation is MALQRAPLLFLGAVLGAFVPGTCCGSLSHSLCYSYLHLSEPSQGPPQSFIGGYLDDQPISRFDSHTRKMEPLVSWVKEVEEGTFLPFESVFRADLEKLSKLGHRAGGEQRQHHLWPPMDSGAVMKLCAGLSCKVRGCAGAHLRGNSAWRGGGLRRGLLSPSHPPLSWTLPGLHTLQAILGCEIKKDGNKGGFLRYGYNRWDIISFQNETLRLGAAQPQAEKVKEDDDPEWSEKVNVFLEKTCIVWLQRYLSYRKDALKRAEPPVGKVTRKEVDDSLEILICQASGFYLKEIQATWMRDKEVWNNETLHRNVAPNSDGTYYVRLSTKINPKERQRFRCRLEHEGLQEPLVLAWQDKTATMWWIPVAIVAAINVGLWILFLRAQGILWQLEVPEGSGSRSANMTQARKESAVAQKVELLSRAVGDV